The Mycolicibacterium mageritense genome contains a region encoding:
- a CDS encoding limonene-1,2-epoxide hydrolase family protein codes for MADQISAAVQSPTGTVESFLGALQDQDFQIAENSLAQSLVYQNVGLPTIYGRNRAMKLFRSMEGRMGFEVKIHRIAADGASVLTERTDALTVGPLRLQFWVCGVFEVHDGRITLWRDYFDFFDMFKATVRGLVGVVVPSVRAKL; via the coding sequence ATGGCTGACCAAATATCGGCGGCGGTGCAGAGCCCGACCGGCACGGTCGAGAGCTTCCTCGGCGCACTGCAGGACCAGGATTTCCAGATCGCCGAGAACTCGCTGGCACAGAGCCTCGTGTACCAGAACGTCGGGCTGCCGACCATCTACGGCCGCAATCGCGCGATGAAGCTGTTCCGGTCGATGGAGGGCCGGATGGGCTTCGAGGTGAAGATTCACCGGATCGCCGCCGACGGCGCCTCGGTGCTGACGGAACGGACCGACGCGCTGACCGTTGGCCCGTTGCGGCTGCAGTTCTGGGTGTGCGGGGTGTTCGAGGTGCACGACGGCCGAATCACCCTGTGGCGGGACTACTTCGACTTCTTCGACATGTTCAAGGCGACCGTGCGGGGCCTGGTCGGCGTCGTGGTCCCGTCCGTCCGAGCGAAGCTGTAG
- a CDS encoding glycosyltransferase, whose amino-acid sequence MRVAVVAGPDPGHAFPAIALCLKLLAAGDAPTLFTGVEWLDTARDAGIDAEELAGLDPTDDDDDADAGEKIHRRAARMAVLNTPRFAELGLDLVVSDVITACGGLAAELLGLPWIELDPHPLYLPSKGLPPIGSGLAPGVGLRGRLRDTVMRALTARSWQEGLRQRGAARVSIGLPAADPGPVRRLIATLPALEVPRPDWPAEAVLVGPLHFEPTAATLAIPPGTGPVVMVAPSTATTGTQGMAELVLDTLRPGDTLPEGTRVVVSRLGGADLDVPPWATVGLGRQDELLAHADLAICGGGHGMVAKALLAGVPMVVVPGGGDQWEIANRVVRQGSARLVRPLTADSLAAAVGTVLGSPGYREAARRAGASAAEVADPVQVCHDALTLAG is encoded by the coding sequence GTGCGCGTAGCTGTGGTCGCAGGCCCCGATCCCGGACATGCTTTCCCGGCCATCGCGCTGTGCCTGAAACTCCTCGCGGCAGGTGATGCCCCGACCCTGTTCACCGGGGTCGAATGGCTCGACACCGCGCGGGACGCGGGGATCGACGCAGAAGAACTGGCGGGGCTGGATCCCACCGACGACGATGACGACGCCGACGCCGGGGAGAAGATTCACCGGCGCGCGGCGCGCATGGCCGTCCTCAATACCCCGCGGTTCGCCGAATTGGGTCTTGACCTGGTGGTTTCCGACGTCATCACGGCGTGCGGCGGGTTGGCCGCCGAGCTGCTCGGGCTGCCCTGGATCGAACTCGACCCGCACCCGCTCTACCTGCCGTCCAAGGGGTTGCCGCCGATCGGCAGCGGACTGGCACCGGGAGTCGGGCTCCGAGGCCGGCTGCGCGACACCGTGATGCGGGCGCTGACCGCGCGGTCGTGGCAGGAGGGCCTGCGCCAACGTGGCGCGGCGCGGGTGTCGATCGGGCTGCCCGCGGCCGACCCGGGACCGGTGCGCCGGTTGATCGCGACGCTGCCCGCACTGGAGGTGCCGCGCCCGGACTGGCCGGCCGAGGCCGTCTTGGTGGGACCGCTGCATTTCGAGCCGACCGCGGCGACGCTGGCGATTCCGCCCGGAACCGGGCCGGTCGTGATGGTGGCTCCGTCCACGGCCACCACCGGGACACAGGGCATGGCCGAATTGGTGCTCGACACGTTGCGTCCGGGCGACACGCTGCCCGAGGGGACACGCGTGGTCGTCTCGCGGCTCGGTGGAGCCGACCTCGACGTGCCGCCCTGGGCGACCGTGGGCCTCGGGCGCCAGGACGAACTGCTCGCGCATGCCGATCTGGCGATCTGTGGCGGCGGCCACGGAATGGTGGCCAAGGCGCTGCTCGCCGGTGTGCCCATGGTCGTCGTGCCCGGCGGGGGAGACCAGTGGGAGATCGCCAATCGTGTTGTACGCCAGGGCAGTGCGCGGTTGGTACGGCCCCTGACCGCGGATTCGTTGGCCGCCGCCGTCGGCACGGTGCTCGGTTCGCCGGGCTACCGCGAGGCCGCGCGGCGCGCCGGAGCGTCGGCCGCGGAGGTCGCGGATCCGGTACAGGTGTGCCACGACGCGCTCACCCTGGCTGGGTAG
- a CDS encoding DUF3046 domain-containing protein, which yields MRLTEFHELLDGQFGAMRGRSLLVDHVLTALGGRTGAQAIEDGVDPRDVWRALCADFDVPRDQW from the coding sequence GTGCGGTTGACGGAATTCCACGAACTCCTGGACGGTCAGTTCGGCGCGATGCGGGGACGCTCGCTGCTCGTCGACCACGTGCTGACCGCTCTCGGCGGCCGGACCGGCGCCCAGGCCATCGAGGACGGCGTCGATCCGCGCGACGTGTGGCGGGCGTTGTGCGCGGACTTCGATGTCCCGCGCGATCAATGGTGA
- the recA gene encoding recombinase RecA: MAPQAPDREKALELAMAQIDKNFGKGSVMRLGEEVRQPISVIPTGSISLDVALGIGGLPRGRVVEIYGPESSGKTTVALHAVANAQAAGGIAAFIDAEHALDPEYAKKLGVDTDSLLVSQPDTGEQALEIADMLVRSGALDILVIDSVAALVPRAEIEGEMGDSHVGLQARLMSQALRKMTGALNNSGTTAIFINQLREKIGVMFGSPETTTGGKALKFYASVRLDVRRIETLKDGTDAVGNRTRVKVVKNKVSPPFKQAEFDILYGQGISREGSLIDMGVEHGFIRKSGSWFTYEGEQLGQGKENARKFLLENVDVANEIEKKIKEKLGIGADVTAAADEALPAPVDF, encoded by the coding sequence ATGGCGCCCCAGGCCCCCGATCGCGAAAAAGCCCTCGAGCTGGCGATGGCCCAGATCGACAAGAACTTCGGCAAAGGCTCGGTGATGCGCCTCGGCGAGGAAGTGCGTCAGCCGATCTCGGTCATTCCCACCGGATCCATCTCGCTCGACGTCGCACTCGGCATCGGCGGTCTGCCCCGCGGTCGTGTCGTCGAGATCTACGGCCCGGAATCCTCGGGTAAGACCACCGTCGCGCTGCACGCGGTGGCCAACGCCCAGGCCGCCGGCGGCATCGCGGCATTCATCGACGCCGAGCACGCGCTGGATCCCGAATACGCCAAGAAGCTCGGCGTGGACACCGATTCCCTGCTGGTGAGCCAGCCGGACACCGGTGAGCAGGCGCTGGAGATCGCCGACATGCTGGTGCGCTCGGGTGCCCTCGACATCCTGGTGATCGACTCGGTGGCCGCTCTGGTGCCGCGCGCCGAGATCGAGGGTGAGATGGGTGACAGCCACGTGGGTCTGCAGGCCCGTCTGATGAGCCAGGCGCTGCGGAAGATGACCGGTGCGCTGAACAACTCGGGCACCACCGCGATCTTCATCAACCAGCTCCGCGAGAAGATCGGTGTGATGTTCGGCTCACCCGAAACCACCACGGGTGGTAAGGCTTTGAAGTTCTACGCCTCGGTCCGCCTGGATGTCCGCCGCATCGAGACCCTCAAGGACGGTACCGACGCGGTCGGTAACCGCACCCGGGTCAAGGTCGTCAAGAACAAGGTTTCGCCGCCGTTCAAGCAGGCCGAGTTCGACATCCTCTACGGCCAGGGCATCAGCCGTGAGGGGTCGCTCATCGACATGGGTGTCGAGCACGGCTTCATCCGCAAGTCCGGATCCTGGTTCACCTACGAAGGTGAGCAGCTGGGTCAGGGCAAGGAGAACGCCCGTAAGTTCCTGCTGGAGAACGTCGATGTGGCCAACGAGATCGAGAAGAAGATCAAGGAGAAGCTCGGCATCGGTGCCGACGTGACCGCCGCGGCTGATGAAGCACTCCCGGCCCCAGTTGACTTCTGA
- the recX gene encoding recombination regulator RecX — protein sequence MKHSRPQLTSEPADQRGEQAQDPRKREEQARDVCLRLLTVRARTRAELEGQLAKRGYPDDVGATVLDRLAQVGLIDDEDFAEQWVRSRHANAGKGKRALAVELRKKGVDNDVIDAALADLDPAAERQRAEQLVRDKLRRERLADDDDLKVRRRLVGMLARRGYSQSMAFDVVSVELASERERRRV from the coding sequence ATGAAGCACTCCCGGCCCCAGTTGACTTCTGAGCCGGCTGACCAGCGCGGGGAGCAGGCGCAGGATCCTCGTAAACGCGAGGAACAGGCACGCGACGTGTGCCTGCGCCTGCTCACCGTGCGGGCACGGACCAGGGCCGAGCTGGAGGGCCAGCTGGCCAAGCGCGGCTATCCCGACGACGTCGGCGCGACAGTGCTCGATCGGCTGGCGCAGGTCGGGCTCATCGACGATGAGGACTTCGCCGAACAGTGGGTGCGCAGCCGTCACGCCAACGCGGGAAAGGGCAAGCGCGCCTTGGCCGTCGAGTTGCGCAAGAAGGGCGTCGACAACGACGTGATCGATGCGGCGCTCGCCGACCTGGATCCGGCTGCCGAACGGCAGCGTGCCGAGCAGTTGGTCCGCGACAAGCTGCGCCGTGAACGCCTCGCCGACGACGACGACCTCAAGGTGAGGCGCAGGCTGGTCGGCATGCTCGCCCGCCGCGGCTACAGCCAGTCGATGGCCTTCGACGTCGTCAGTGTCGAGTTGGCCAGCGAACGGGAGCGCCGCCGAGTCTGA